The following proteins come from a genomic window of Lytechinus pictus isolate F3 Inbred chromosome 1, Lp3.0, whole genome shotgun sequence:
- the LOC129262533 gene encoding uncharacterized protein LOC129262533, protein MAGATPGQQARVMMWCTPRSISSVFCKCLSFVPDIDVFFDTYYFAYEAEIDLGTIGKVVDHDAGNIDEADWVKAAEMICEEKCDNRVKLDMLKYPVIKSMLDNPDPNKKVIFYKGVSQSMDSKHFRFLPDKSSNYKHSFFLRHPAKVFSSWKKVIHSILRDVGDGTGKKLTKSLEDFDIRYDVPEKYKISGLLYKELHDLWVYVLDNLDPDPVVVESDDLLADPAAVLSKYCKAVGIRYNDSLLSWDANPDITDSWKCAFMPVKEFEFIRIFCHNAFHTSHFLAPPPVPSFDDLPNDVREIAELSMPYYNKMYKTRLIP, encoded by the exons ATGGCGGGTGCAACTCCAGGTCAGCAGGCCCGTGTTATGATGTGGTGTACGCCCAGGTCAATATCATCCGTATTTTGCAAGTGCTTGAGCTTCGTTCCCGACATCGACGTCTTCTTCGACACCTACTATTTTGCTTACGAGGCCGAGATCGACCTGGGAACCATAGGGAAGGTAGTCGATCATGACGCTGGGAACATTGACGAGGCGGACTGGGTGAAGGCGGCCGAGATGATCTGCGAGGAGAAATGCGATAACCGAGTCAAGCTAGACATGCTCAA GTACCCAGTGATCAAATCAATGCTCGATAACCCGGATCCAAACAAAAAGGTCATCTTTTATAAGGGCGTGTCGCAGTCCATGGATAGTAAGCACTTCCGGTTCCTTCCAGATAAATCCAGCAACTACAAGCACTCCTTCTTTCTGCGTCACCCAGCCAAGGTCTTCAGCTCCTGGAAGAAGGTCATCCACTCCATTCTGAGAGATGTAGGCGACGGAACCGGGAAGAAGCTCACCAAAAGTCTggaagattttgacataagatACGATGTGCCCGAGAAATACAAGATCTCTGGTTTGCTCTACAAAGAGCTCCATGATCTGTGGGTCTACGTCCTGGACAACCTTGATCCGGACCCTGTCGTTGTGGAGAGTGACGATTTACTTGCTGATCCAGCTGCGGTGCTATCCAAGTACTGCAAGGCGGTTGGAATACGGTACAACGATAGTCTTCTGTCATGGGATGCTAACCCGGATATCACGGATAGCTGGAAGTGTGCCTTCATGCCGGTCAAGGAATTCGAGTTCATCCGGATCTTCTGCCACAACGCATTCCATACTTCTCACTTCCTGGCTCCACCTCCAGTTCCATCTTTTGATGATCTGCCCAATGACGTCAGGGAGATAGCAGAATTGTCTATGCCGTATTACAACAAGATGTACAAAACCAGACTGATACCTtaa
- the LOC129262555 gene encoding profilin-like translates to MSWDSYIDNLVAQTKDNSGTAHCDKACIIGLDNGAKWTTDGHANAYKISSTEGENIARCFKSKDFTPFMASGVFGDGVKYQFLREEDKKVVFAKKKDHGAITMQASKTAIVLGHCPEGAQQGNLNKGVGVIAEYLEGLGM, encoded by the coding sequence ATGTCTTGGGATTCTTACATCGATAACCTCGTTGCTCAGACCAAAGATAATTCAGGTACCGCCCATTGCGACAAGGCATGTATAATCGGTCTTGATAACGGAGCAAAGTGGACTACAGACGGACATGCAAATGCATATAAGATTTCCTCTACAGAGGGAGAAAATATTGCTAGATGTTTCAAGAGTAAGGATTTCACCCCATTCATGGCTTCGGGAGTCTTTGGAGATGGTGTAAAATACCAATTCTTAAGAGAAGAAGATAAGAAGGTTGTGTTTGCCAAAAAGAAAGATCATGGAGCAATCACTATGCAGGCGAGTAAGACAGCTATAGTACTCGGCCATTGCCCTGAAGGGGCTCAGCAAGGGAACTTAAATAAAGGAGTTGGAGTCATAGCAGAATACTTGGAAGGCCTCGGTATGTAA